One Methylocaldum marinum DNA window includes the following coding sequences:
- a CDS encoding energy transducer TonB — MKTSLAAFPSRPGWVLAGAFAAAMVVNLALLLLIGALISHREAALISAPDPQPVDFIRIIPKTEEPKPAPPPEPAPMTEVAPEPRPTTPGPPPSGTAKPSAKKPARGAGRSGAPKSRKAPAPAPGTPAPRLDIPEQGTGAPFAPVPGSDPRLTAPPGQWSPDRKPGGEGEGTNGEGGTGGGGLVVISRVLPEYPPRARAQRIEGWVRLEIEVSPSGTVSAARVVAASPERVFDDAALKAIRRWRFQPAFSEGRAVSQRATLTMRFRLEER; from the coding sequence CGGCCATGGTCGTCAATCTGGCCTTGTTGTTGTTGATAGGCGCTCTGATCAGTCATCGAGAGGCCGCGCTGATCTCGGCGCCGGATCCGCAACCGGTCGATTTCATCCGCATCATTCCCAAGACCGAGGAGCCGAAACCCGCTCCGCCCCCCGAGCCTGCCCCGATGACCGAGGTTGCGCCCGAGCCTCGGCCGACGACGCCCGGGCCGCCACCATCCGGTACCGCCAAGCCTTCAGCCAAAAAGCCGGCGCGCGGAGCCGGCCGCAGCGGCGCCCCCAAGTCCCGGAAGGCACCAGCCCCGGCGCCGGGCACACCGGCTCCCCGGCTCGACATTCCGGAGCAGGGCACGGGCGCCCCGTTCGCCCCCGTGCCGGGTTCCGATCCGCGCCTCACGGCGCCCCCGGGGCAATGGAGCCCGGACAGGAAGCCCGGCGGCGAGGGGGAGGGCACGAACGGCGAAGGTGGCACGGGCGGTGGCGGGCTGGTCGTGATCTCGCGGGTGTTGCCGGAGTATCCGCCGCGAGCCCGGGCGCAAAGAATCGAGGGTTGGGTGCGGCTCGAGATCGAGGTCAGCCCTTCCGGTACGGTCAGCGCGGCGAGGGTCGTGGCGGCCAGCCCGGAGCGGGTATTCGACGACGCCGCCCTGAAGGCAATCCGGCGCTGGCGCTTCCAGCCGGCCTTCAGCGAGGGTCGCGCCGTATCCCAGCGTGCCACGCTGACGATGAGATTCCGGCTGGAAGAGCGCTGA
- a CDS encoding PepSY domain-containing protein, which yields MKARVAITTCAALFLSLGATAAFAEKFKMPPTKVSMEKCMEAALAKKDGEVVKLEFKMERGTPTYEFEIAGKDGKNWEYECDANTGEITEEEQEVDSPDDPLFKAKMKISEEEARKIALEKHPGEIVETEYEIESNGDASYEFDIKTADGKEVKLEVDATTGKIVEDDQEEIYQIGRE from the coding sequence ATGAAAGCGCGAGTCGCAATAACGACATGTGCCGCACTATTTTTGTCCTTGGGAGCTACCGCGGCATTCGCCGAAAAATTCAAAATGCCGCCGACCAAGGTCAGCATGGAAAAATGCATGGAAGCTGCGCTGGCCAAGAAGGACGGCGAGGTCGTCAAGCTCGAATTCAAGATGGAGCGGGGCACGCCCACCTACGAATTCGAGATCGCCGGGAAAGACGGCAAGAATTGGGAATACGAATGCGACGCCAACACGGGAGAAATTACCGAGGAAGAGCAGGAGGTCGATAGCCCCGACGATCCGCTGTTCAAGGCCAAGATGAAGATCAGCGAGGAGGAAGCCAGGAAGATCGCCCTCGAAAAGCATCCCGGCGAGATCGTCGAGACCGAGTACGAGATCGAATCCAACGGCGACGCGTCCTATGAATTCGATATCAAGACCGCGGATGGCAAGGAAGTCAAGCTGGAAGTCGACGCCACGACCGGCAAGATCGTCGAGGACGACCAAGAAGAGATTTACCAGATCGGGCGAGAGTGA
- a CDS encoding alkaline phosphatase family protein produces MKKNSCLTILLIVLILSPPSAVSARSGRNSGLDRIRHIVVIYLENHSFDNLYGLFAGADGLANAPEETMRQTDREGRVYTALPRTLNTAKKPPVPDDRFPSDLPNRPFEISQYVPIDRKIGDPLHRFYQHQAQINGGRMDRFVAESNAGGLTMGYYDGRKLPLWEYAKKYTLADRFFQAAFGGSLLNHFWLICACTPRHDHPPPELTAVLNEKGELIKDGVYTPDGYAVNTIQTMQVPHDPKITDPRRLLPPQTFPTIGDRLSEKNISWAWYSGGWNDAIAGHADKSFQYHHQPFAYFARYAEGTRERAEHLKDEADFLEAIEKGTLPAVSFYKPIGAYSEHPGYADLMAGENRAFEVIRKIERSRLWRNAVIFVSYDEYGGFWDHVPPPPGDRWGPGSRVPAIIISPFAKRGYVDRTVYDSTSILRLIETRFGLKPLGERDAKANDLLNALDL; encoded by the coding sequence ATGAAGAAAAACTCCTGTCTGACGATTCTCCTAATTGTTCTGATCCTGTCCCCGCCCTCGGCGGTTTCTGCCCGGTCCGGCCGGAATTCGGGGCTGGACCGGATTCGCCACATCGTCGTGATCTACCTGGAAAACCACAGCTTCGACAATCTCTACGGACTATTCGCGGGAGCCGACGGATTGGCGAACGCGCCAGAGGAGACGATGCGGCAGACGGATCGTGAAGGCCGGGTCTACACCGCCTTACCCAGAACCCTAAACACCGCGAAAAAGCCACCGGTTCCCGATGACCGTTTTCCGTCCGACCTGCCGAACCGGCCGTTCGAGATCAGCCAATACGTTCCGATCGACCGGAAAATTGGCGATCCGCTGCACCGGTTTTACCAGCACCAGGCCCAGATCAACGGTGGGCGCATGGACCGTTTCGTGGCGGAGTCGAATGCTGGCGGCTTGACCATGGGTTATTACGACGGGCGCAAGCTTCCGCTGTGGGAGTACGCGAAAAAATACACCTTGGCAGACCGTTTCTTTCAGGCGGCATTCGGCGGATCGCTGCTGAATCATTTCTGGCTGATCTGCGCCTGCACGCCGCGCCACGACCATCCGCCGCCGGAATTGACCGCGGTCCTGAACGAAAAAGGCGAGTTAATCAAGGATGGCGTGTACACGCCCGACGGCTACGCGGTCAACACCATCCAGACGATGCAGGTGCCCCACGACCCGAAAATCACCGATCCGCGCCGGCTTCTGCCTCCGCAGACCTTTCCGACGATCGGCGACCGCCTCTCGGAGAAAAATATTTCATGGGCGTGGTACTCCGGCGGCTGGAACGACGCGATTGCGGGGCACGCCGATAAAAGTTTTCAGTACCATCACCAGCCATTCGCCTATTTTGCTCGTTATGCCGAGGGGACGCGCGAAAGAGCGGAGCACCTAAAGGATGAAGCGGATTTCTTGGAGGCTATCGAAAAAGGCACCCTGCCGGCGGTTTCCTTCTATAAACCCATCGGTGCCTATAGCGAACATCCGGGGTACGCCGATCTCATGGCGGGAGAAAACCGGGCCTTCGAAGTGATCCGCAAGATCGAGCGAAGCCGGCTGTGGCGGAATGCCGTAATATTCGTTAGCTACGACGAATACGGCGGATTCTGGGATCATGTCCCGCCGCCGCCGGGCGACCGCTGGGGACCGGGTAGCCGTGTGCCGGCGATCATCATCTCCCCGTTCGCCAAGCGTGGGTATGTCGATCGTACCGTCTACGACAGCACCTCCATCCTGAGATTGATTGAAACCCGCTTCGGTCTGAAACCGCTGGGCGAACGGGACGCCAAAGCCAACGACTTGTTGAACGCGCTGGATTTGTAA
- a CDS encoding P-loop NTPase: MARVIAITSGKIGVGKSILSASLALALSDHAEKICLLDAADGIADIDAPSGMRPEVTFADYLKGQKRLDEVILRFRENLHIVPAASCIAECAGLDAEQRRRLILGLAELDCRYDYLLIDTAVATEKGVPDVLLAAGTAILVITPDPASLTDAFTLIRILKNRETGIDFHVLVNMAKDRAVSLEVFDRFQNAIKNYLDLNVDYLGYVPLDEALLNGANSLSAVSPAYPSSPARWAVKHIAEVVREQLPAIGETSNFSRYWGGSEFDLTGQMPEPPPMDTAEEPEHPPNTESGPASAESDARPPAPAEETVTSGIAVDTDRVSTSPFDTIRMLRRELEAKEFSENDINEICRTLEAIYQSRGEAPAENADDAIVHLPPDVCESDEKSRELLERLRSGYQLRFQRRLIDPMAELERWISEADFAEDDFRHLQEKAAEWFRHRFGKPYQDDKNRLFKELRAEINTLAEREATLQATAEGLMLALRTVRNSTKRLDELLQSR; encoded by the coding sequence ATGGCTCGTGTCATCGCGATTACCAGCGGCAAGATCGGCGTCGGAAAAAGCATTCTGTCCGCGAGCTTGGCCCTGGCTCTATCCGACCACGCGGAAAAAATCTGCCTGCTCGATGCCGCTGACGGAATCGCCGACATCGACGCGCCATCGGGCATGCGTCCCGAGGTCACGTTTGCCGACTACTTGAAGGGACAAAAGCGTCTGGACGAGGTCATACTGCGCTTCCGCGAGAATCTGCACATCGTTCCTGCCGCATCGTGCATCGCGGAATGCGCCGGTCTCGACGCGGAGCAACGCCGCCGCCTTATCCTCGGCCTCGCCGAACTGGATTGCCGGTATGACTATCTCCTGATCGACACGGCGGTCGCCACGGAGAAAGGCGTTCCGGACGTTCTGCTGGCGGCCGGCACGGCAATTCTGGTAATCACGCCGGATCCCGCGTCGCTGACCGATGCGTTTACGCTGATCCGGATCCTGAAAAACCGCGAGACCGGGATCGATTTTCACGTGTTGGTCAACATGGCCAAGGACCGCGCGGTAAGCCTGGAAGTGTTCGACCGGTTTCAGAATGCGATCAAGAACTACCTGGACCTGAACGTCGATTATCTTGGCTACGTGCCGCTCGACGAAGCGCTATTGAACGGCGCGAACTCGCTGTCCGCGGTTTCGCCGGCCTACCCGAGTTCGCCGGCGCGCTGGGCGGTCAAGCATATCGCCGAAGTGGTTCGGGAACAATTGCCTGCCATAGGAGAAACCTCGAACTTCAGCCGCTACTGGGGCGGTTCGGAATTCGACCTGACAGGGCAGATGCCCGAACCGCCGCCAATGGACACGGCCGAAGAACCGGAGCACCCGCCGAACACCGAGAGCGGTCCGGCTTCGGCCGAATCCGACGCACGCCCCCCCGCGCCCGCGGAAGAAACCGTGACATCCGGAATCGCAGTCGATACGGACCGGGTTAGCACTTCTCCATTCGATACGATTCGAATGCTGCGGCGCGAACTCGAGGCGAAGGAATTCTCCGAAAACGATATCAATGAGATCTGCCGTACGCTGGAAGCCATATACCAAAGCCGCGGCGAAGCGCCCGCCGAGAACGCCGACGACGCGATCGTTCACCTGCCGCCGGACGTTTGCGAGTCGGACGAAAAGAGCCGCGAACTCCTGGAGCGCCTGAGATCCGGCTATCAGCTGCGGTTCCAGCGGAGACTGATCGACCCGATGGCCGAACTGGAACGCTGGATTTCCGAGGCGGATTTCGCCGAGGATGACTTCAGGCATCTCCAGGAGAAAGCCGCCGAGTGGTTCCGGCATCGTTTCGGCAAACCTTACCAGGACGACAAGAACCGGCTGTTCAAAGAACTTAGAGCCGAAATCAATACCTTGGCCGAGCGGGAAGCGACGCTGCAGGCGACAGCCGAGGGGCTGATGCTGGCCTTGCGGACGGTTCGGAACTCCACAAAGCGTCTGGACGAACTGCTGCAGAGCCGATAG
- a CDS encoding DUF2959 domain-containing protein — protein MTDHLQFVARLRLLPLLLLTLAACSSAYYKAVESLGFHKRDILVHRVEKARDSQEEAKTQFKNALDRFTALTGFKGGSLEEKYRELDAQYESSKARADEVRKRIDDIEDVSEALFAEWENELSQYQNASLKRSSQQKLRATRQRYDQLIAAMKRAESKMEPVLLTFRDQVLFLKHNLNAQAIASLRGELDSLQTDISALIKSMEASIREADEFIKSVGGPD, from the coding sequence ATGACCGATCATTTACAGTTTGTCGCGCGGCTGAGACTTCTGCCGCTCCTGCTCTTAACCTTGGCGGCATGCTCCTCGGCTTATTACAAGGCGGTGGAATCACTGGGTTTCCACAAGCGCGACATTCTCGTGCACCGCGTCGAAAAGGCCCGCGACAGCCAGGAAGAGGCCAAGACACAGTTCAAGAACGCGCTGGATCGGTTTACCGCGCTCACCGGATTCAAGGGCGGTAGCCTGGAGGAGAAATACCGGGAACTCGATGCCCAGTACGAGAGCAGCAAGGCCCGGGCGGACGAGGTACGGAAACGGATAGACGACATCGAGGATGTTTCCGAAGCCTTGTTCGCCGAGTGGGAAAATGAACTCTCCCAATACCAGAATGCTTCGCTCAAGCGCAGCAGCCAGCAAAAGCTGAGGGCGACGCGCCAGCGCTACGATCAGCTCATCGCCGCGATGAAGCGCGCCGAATCCAAGATGGAGCCGGTGTTGCTGACCTTCCGCGATCAGGTCCTGTTCCTGAAGCACAACCTCAATGCCCAGGCCATCGCCTCGCTCAGGGGCGAACTCGACAGTCTCCAGACCGATATCTCGGCCCTGATCAAATCCATGGAGGCGTCGATCCGGGAGGCGGACGAATTCATCAAATCGGTCGGCGGACCGGATTGA
- a CDS encoding DUF6493 family protein yields the protein MNKSAADATLASIAKRVRRLDSNGIAEALAPLDEAERRTLGPGVYRLYQGLARGEGIVTGSQGMLDKALTPLRPRPSSQTSFQQLCTAAIAVLGCCTLGEAGRIRFYDHWRHAEAIVRVLKDRKPKWANAWLDHCLAARDVPLLGWDIVRTLVREGVCAPPESPGYVGLMAQSLGRWRGPRDARYVPISVQLRANPDLLESAVWRLFEVDTPAFAFDWRAKDKDRPDTFETWPQALLNLARDGLLARERLLDASLDALWLNENGTVLGNLCRFHADLAPSPSEMAERWEKYADLLRHRSGHVVGVALARLPVLLEAEASSYAVLVPRLAAVFDARAKGAPLSALKILKRGLELDESLADAALPVLSAALLHPAAEVQSTALTLLSRCAPGREEEVASVLATSWEELSPSVRARTGVLFPGFPGAREADHASGADAPPALPEDGRESAGAMGWGGDLQELPPPLPFSILDVSQLATATPVALIDDLETLIQQAAHLVETADDGLAVERLMDGISRLCDQRPADFEARTAALARRIGKAGNSEVTHGIIGWLAPSGLLNLLHAWLHRSRRVNVIPGWGRYRGPVRLFQDRLNELSGRVARGLAAPLLSAPTHAGGWIAAPVLVQRLRELQERKLPIPTFDFQQALFRLAPDQRITALEQASMLDGEAGRVLRFALGSEQGPTKRDRRAAPLWVAAARARWPDVDLSLPLAPLKLPRDWPDLVTPARYTWRSESRTRKVWRETRCHPHIALEVTPRYPRHVRPREHSWDDYLRGFGRGRKLLDQILALPRIAFRVAQAVRDAARCGQSSGAYAFPTVVAHEPVQRGWWLYGYHANWVIEILGWSMPLATDAFFAGAVPLLIARLDMDGSSSEPNAPFLLPLIMGGRPWSEMGMLVLCLGLVAKDAALRGMAVDVLITGIEDGRAGPESLASVLARIAEGQWLKRNRLAKALAEVSRVSALHALTAARLIEQMLCACGSVSTDDLPLLELLHELLIDLAGPVHEKLCVLLESVAGNKSKTARIARQLCDIPPGEASERYREALRAAVAARTRRDGASVSVDVRLTHPTKIDS from the coding sequence ATGAATAAATCCGCAGCCGATGCGACGCTGGCGTCGATCGCGAAGCGGGTGCGGCGCCTGGATTCGAATGGCATAGCGGAGGCCCTGGCGCCTCTGGACGAGGCCGAGAGGCGGACGCTGGGACCGGGCGTATATCGGCTTTATCAGGGGCTTGCCCGTGGCGAAGGTATCGTGACCGGCAGTCAGGGCATGCTCGATAAAGCGCTGACGCCGCTTCGGCCCAGGCCGTCGAGCCAAACCTCGTTTCAGCAGCTTTGTACGGCGGCGATTGCCGTGCTGGGATGCTGCACGCTCGGCGAGGCCGGACGCATCCGCTTTTACGATCACTGGCGGCATGCCGAGGCCATCGTGCGGGTGCTGAAGGACCGCAAGCCGAAATGGGCGAATGCCTGGCTGGATCATTGCCTCGCGGCGCGCGATGTTCCGCTGCTGGGCTGGGACATCGTGCGAACGCTGGTTCGGGAAGGCGTCTGTGCGCCGCCCGAATCCCCGGGCTATGTTGGATTGATGGCTCAGTCCCTGGGCCGTTGGCGAGGGCCGCGCGATGCGCGCTACGTTCCGATCAGCGTGCAACTGCGGGCGAATCCCGATCTCCTGGAAAGCGCGGTGTGGCGCTTGTTCGAGGTTGACACCCCGGCCTTCGCTTTCGACTGGCGCGCCAAGGATAAGGATCGTCCGGACACTTTCGAAACTTGGCCGCAGGCGCTCCTGAATCTGGCCCGCGACGGTTTGCTCGCGCGCGAGCGCTTGCTCGACGCGAGCCTGGATGCGCTTTGGCTCAACGAGAACGGAACCGTGTTGGGCAATCTGTGCCGGTTCCATGCGGATTTGGCGCCGAGTCCGTCCGAAATGGCGGAGCGCTGGGAGAAATACGCGGATTTGCTGCGGCACCGGTCCGGCCATGTGGTGGGTGTTGCCTTGGCGCGCCTCCCCGTTCTGCTCGAAGCCGAGGCATCGAGCTATGCCGTGCTCGTGCCACGGCTCGCCGCGGTGTTCGACGCGCGTGCCAAGGGTGCTCCGTTGTCCGCACTCAAGATCCTGAAGCGCGGGCTGGAACTCGACGAGTCCCTGGCCGACGCGGCTTTGCCGGTGTTGTCGGCGGCCTTGCTGCATCCCGCAGCAGAGGTTCAGTCGACTGCCCTGACGCTGCTGTCGCGCTGTGCTCCGGGGCGGGAAGAGGAGGTCGCGAGCGTGCTCGCGACCTCGTGGGAGGAACTCTCGCCTTCCGTACGGGCACGGACCGGCGTGCTTTTTCCCGGCTTTCCCGGTGCGCGCGAAGCGGACCATGCCTCGGGCGCCGACGCTCCGCCGGCCTTGCCGGAAGATGGCCGGGAAAGCGCCGGTGCGATGGGCTGGGGAGGCGATCTTCAAGAACTGCCGCCTCCGTTGCCGTTCTCGATACTCGACGTATCGCAGCTCGCGACGGCGACGCCGGTCGCTCTCATCGACGATCTCGAGACGCTGATCCAGCAGGCCGCTCACCTGGTGGAGACGGCGGATGACGGCTTGGCCGTGGAACGGCTCATGGACGGGATCAGTCGCCTGTGCGATCAGCGTCCGGCGGATTTCGAAGCGCGTACCGCAGCGCTCGCCCGGCGCATCGGGAAGGCCGGGAACAGCGAAGTGACGCACGGTATCATCGGGTGGCTCGCGCCGAGCGGCTTGTTGAATCTGTTGCATGCCTGGCTGCATCGGTCGCGGCGGGTGAACGTCATACCCGGCTGGGGCCGGTATCGGGGGCCCGTGCGTTTATTCCAGGATCGATTGAACGAGCTCAGCGGCCGGGTCGCCCGCGGCCTTGCCGCGCCGCTTCTTTCCGCTCCGACCCACGCAGGCGGTTGGATCGCCGCGCCCGTCCTCGTGCAGCGTCTGCGCGAGCTACAGGAGCGCAAACTGCCCATCCCGACCTTCGATTTTCAACAAGCGCTGTTTCGGCTCGCACCCGACCAGAGGATAACGGCACTGGAGCAGGCGTCTATGCTCGATGGCGAGGCGGGACGAGTGCTGCGCTTTGCCCTGGGTTCGGAGCAGGGGCCGACGAAGCGCGACCGGCGTGCTGCGCCCTTGTGGGTCGCCGCGGCACGTGCACGCTGGCCCGACGTTGACCTGTCGCTGCCGTTGGCGCCTCTCAAGCTTCCGCGCGACTGGCCCGACCTGGTCACGCCCGCGCGCTATACCTGGAGGAGCGAATCGAGGACGCGCAAGGTTTGGCGCGAAACTCGATGCCATCCGCATATCGCGCTGGAAGTGACGCCGCGCTATCCGCGCCACGTGCGGCCGCGCGAGCACAGCTGGGACGACTATCTGCGCGGGTTCGGACGCGGACGTAAATTGCTCGACCAAATTCTGGCCTTGCCGAGGATAGCATTCCGAGTCGCTCAGGCCGTCCGGGATGCCGCGCGCTGCGGCCAATCGTCCGGCGCCTACGCCTTTCCCACCGTGGTCGCCCATGAGCCCGTTCAGCGGGGTTGGTGGCTGTACGGCTACCACGCAAATTGGGTTATCGAAATCCTGGGATGGTCCATGCCCCTGGCGACCGATGCTTTCTTCGCCGGGGCCGTACCCTTGTTGATCGCGCGCCTGGACATGGACGGATCGTCCTCGGAGCCCAATGCCCCGTTCCTCCTGCCGCTGATCATGGGTGGCCGGCCCTGGAGCGAAATGGGCATGCTCGTTCTCTGCCTGGGACTCGTGGCGAAAGATGCTGCCTTGCGCGGCATGGCCGTCGATGTGCTTATCACCGGAATCGAGGATGGCAGGGCAGGTCCGGAATCCCTGGCGTCCGTGCTGGCGCGCATCGCGGAGGGTCAGTGGCTGAAGCGCAACCGCCTGGCCAAGGCGCTGGCCGAGGTTTCACGCGTCTCCGCGTTGCATGCGTTGACCGCAGCTCGGCTCATCGAGCAGATGCTGTGCGCGTGCGGGAGCGTTTCTACGGACGATCTGCCGCTGTTGGAATTGCTGCACGAGCTGCTGATCGATCTGGCGGGACCGGTACACGAGAAGCTGTGTGTTCTGCTCGAATCCGTGGCGGGCAACAAGAGCAAGACCGCACGAATCGCGCGTCAGCTTTGCGACATCCCGCCCGGCGAAGCTTCCGAGCGCTACCGCGAAGCGCTGCGGGCAGCGGTTGCGGCGCGAACGCGCCGTGATGGGGCATCGGTCAGTGTTGACGTGCGCCTAACCCACCCTACGAAAATTGATTCCTGA
- a CDS encoding GNAT family N-acetyltransferase, whose translation MNASVFCREALEQDLPEVLRLYAQPDLDNGQVLDLSAAESLFQRLARYPDYKIYVACREERIVGTFALLIMDNLAHMGAPSAVIEDVAVDPEWQGRGVGRQMMWFVLDLCREKGCYKAMLSSNLKRERSHAFYESLGFERHGYSYRISPQPGPPPGAANRND comes from the coding sequence ATGAACGCATCCGTTTTCTGCCGAGAAGCCTTGGAACAGGATCTTCCCGAAGTTCTCCGGTTGTACGCCCAGCCTGATCTCGATAATGGACAGGTGCTTGACCTATCCGCGGCCGAAAGTCTTTTCCAGCGCCTCGCGCGTTATCCCGACTACAAGATTTATGTCGCGTGCCGTGAAGAACGGATCGTCGGCACCTTCGCCCTGCTGATCATGGACAATCTTGCCCATATGGGTGCGCCTTCTGCGGTCATCGAAGATGTCGCCGTCGATCCCGAGTGGCAAGGGCGCGGCGTGGGCAGGCAAATGATGTGGTTCGTTCTGGACCTGTGCCGCGAGAAGGGCTGTTACAAGGCGATGCTGTCCTCGAACCTCAAGCGGGAGCGGTCTCACGCGTTCTACGAGTCGCTGGGCTTCGAACGTCATGGTTACAGTTATCGCATAAGCCCCCAGCCGGGCCCTCCGCCCGGGGCTGCAAATCGAAACGACTGA
- a CDS encoding sensor histidine kinase — MVVRDRDYSKDRVSVPGERRKVHRPGKTVGTVWRRLALSAFLGLGVFWLLPDHGGLDRLAYRITALPAALTGAPASIEPKQGGLSRDEVHDKISPLVEKLSDKKKPIYDRIVGFGTDLKLSLSIDEAVRRLEDAMAEFRQGALSRADRTGGSLPGRSGAVRQDLPVKGAALGIMLLVCFGLGSGFQAVLGRSVRQLDESIRKLGMGELGNPIRVAGPRKLRYLGNRLDWLRTRLLGREQSTRQFMHNISDEFETRLSGISRNTGELMSEAAEALSPRQRDLVARLGRDVRKLQNLLDESLRYDRVKDHPSPQPKAAMDMKALVASVIDAHQGSLKAKSLVIKDLVQPVEFRGVPDQVRTIVDKLIANAIEFSPNGGTIRIILRASGTGMELEIEDDGPGIDPAERPRIFEPFFRGEAARMIGAEGAGLGLAIVSECVANHRGKVESIEPRQDQQGARIRVELPLAEALS; from the coding sequence ATGGTGGTGCGAGATCGGGATTATTCGAAAGATCGGGTATCGGTGCCCGGCGAAAGACGCAAGGTGCACCGACCCGGAAAAACGGTCGGGACAGTATGGCGGCGCCTTGCGCTCTCGGCGTTCCTCGGACTCGGCGTCTTCTGGCTGCTGCCGGACCACGGCGGGCTCGATCGGCTTGCCTATCGCATTACAGCCCTACCGGCCGCGCTCACAGGCGCTCCGGCATCGATAGAACCGAAACAGGGCGGCCTCTCCCGAGACGAAGTCCACGACAAGATCTCGCCGCTGGTCGAAAAACTGTCGGACAAGAAGAAGCCGATTTACGACCGAATCGTCGGTTTCGGGACGGATCTCAAACTGAGCTTGTCGATAGACGAAGCCGTCCGGCGCCTTGAGGATGCCATGGCCGAATTCCGGCAGGGCGCTTTGAGCCGGGCCGATCGTACGGGCGGCAGCCTTCCCGGACGCTCGGGAGCGGTTCGGCAGGATCTCCCGGTGAAAGGTGCCGCGCTCGGCATTATGCTGCTCGTTTGCTTCGGACTGGGATCGGGCTTTCAGGCCGTACTCGGCCGATCGGTTCGGCAGCTGGATGAATCCATCCGCAAGCTGGGTATGGGAGAACTCGGCAACCCGATCCGGGTTGCCGGGCCGAGAAAGCTGCGATATCTCGGAAACCGGCTCGACTGGCTGCGCACCCGCCTGTTAGGGCGGGAACAGTCGACACGGCAGTTCATGCACAATATTTCGGACGAATTCGAAACGCGCCTATCCGGTATTTCCAGGAATACCGGCGAGCTCATGAGCGAGGCGGCCGAGGCCTTGAGCCCGAGGCAGCGCGACCTCGTGGCGCGGCTGGGCCGGGATGTCCGGAAATTGCAAAACCTGCTGGATGAGTCGCTGCGCTACGACCGGGTCAAAGACCATCCTTCGCCGCAACCGAAAGCCGCCATGGACATGAAGGCCTTGGTGGCATCCGTCATCGACGCTCATCAAGGTTCCTTGAAGGCGAAATCCCTCGTTATCAAGGACTTGGTACAGCCCGTCGAGTTTCGCGGCGTCCCGGACCAGGTGCGAACCATCGTCGACAAGCTGATCGCCAACGCCATCGAATTTTCCCCGAATGGAGGCACCATCCGGATTATTCTTCGTGCCTCGGGAACCGGCATGGAGCTGGAGATCGAAGATGACGGCCCCGGCATCGACCCCGCCGAGCGTCCAAGGATTTTCGAACCGTTTTTTCGGGGCGAGGCGGCTCGCATGATCGGCGCCGAGGGCGCCGGATTGGGACTCGCGATCGTGAGCGAGTGCGTGGCGAATCACCGCGGAAAAGTCGAGAGCATCGAACCTAGACAGGACCAACAGGGCGCCCGCATCCGAGTCGAACTGCCGCTGGCAGAAGCGCTTTCCTGA
- a CDS encoding putative bifunctional diguanylate cyclase/phosphodiesterase produces the protein MCFFCPELTRRAKHRLALDAELRAALERNELLLYYQPQIDPASGRIVGLESLLRWQHPERGMIPPYEFIPLAEESGLVVRLGDWVLREACRQIKRWSEVGLTPRHTAVNVSAVQLSRGRLIDSVKAALAETGSRPEQLELEITESCVLMERDRSFKALAELSALGVRLSIDDFGTGYSSLSYLQQLEVHKLKVDISFVRGMTTNSGNASIVKAIIALGHSLGLEVIAEGVEEPAQASYLRSLHCDVIQGYLISRPIPADEMTHFLTSFEPPEILANESPSASG, from the coding sequence GTGTGCTTCTTCTGCCCGGAGTTGACCCGCCGGGCGAAACACCGGCTGGCCCTTGACGCCGAGTTGCGGGCGGCGCTGGAGCGCAATGAGCTGCTCCTCTACTATCAACCCCAGATCGACCCGGCTAGCGGCCGCATTGTCGGCCTCGAATCGCTGCTGCGGTGGCAGCACCCGGAGCGGGGCATGATTCCGCCGTACGAGTTCATTCCGCTGGCCGAGGAAAGCGGGCTGGTGGTGCGCCTGGGCGATTGGGTGCTGCGCGAAGCTTGCCGGCAGATCAAACGCTGGTCGGAGGTCGGGCTGACACCGCGCCACACGGCGGTGAACGTTTCCGCCGTTCAATTGAGCCGGGGCCGTCTGATCGATTCGGTCAAGGCCGCCCTCGCCGAAACCGGAAGCCGGCCCGAGCAGCTGGAACTCGAAATCACCGAGAGCTGCGTGCTGATGGAACGCGACCGGTCCTTCAAGGCACTGGCCGAACTGAGCGCACTCGGGGTGCGCCTGTCGATCGACGATTTCGGCACCGGCTATTCCTCGCTGTCCTATTTGCAGCAGCTCGAAGTGCACAAGCTGAAAGTGGACATCTCCTTCGTTCGCGGCATGACCACTAATAGCGGCAACGCGTCTATCGTCAAGGCCATCATCGCGCTCGGCCACAGCCTGGGCCTGGAAGTCATCGCCGAGGGCGTCGAGGAACCGGCCCAGGCCAGCTACCTGAGATCCCTGCACTGCGACGTGATTCAAGGCTATCTCATCAGCCGGCCGATACCGGCCGATGAAATGACGCATTTTCTGACGTCCTTCGAACCGCCGGAGATACTTGCCAACGAGAGCCCTTCTGCCAGCGGGTGA